Proteins found in one Xyrauchen texanus isolate HMW12.3.18 chromosome 30, RBS_HiC_50CHRs, whole genome shotgun sequence genomic segment:
- the slc22a2 gene encoding solute carrier family 22 member 2: protein MATFDDILEEAGKFGRCQKRIAAIFCFVSMPFAFVYVGIVFQGFTPEHWCRDPGVSEIRGRCGWGLQDTRMMTVPLVNSSAGLVYSQCERYDINWNATVFTCENPENNISQTQHSAMTVTACTDGWEYDYNGKQSFVTEFHLVCADAWYVDMFQATLNVGFLVGSFAIGYLADKVGRKKSFLMTNIFIVVTGILVATSPNYTALLVFRALFGFGVKGGWMVGYVLITEMVGVEYRRIVGVTYQMFFSIGILILPPFAYLIPNWRWLQVVFTLPYLCFLSYYWFIPESPRWLLSQNNKTKALEITEAIAKENKKTLSKNIKNLTDDNEASALTASFLDLFKTPNMRKYTFILSFNWFTSAVVYQGLIMRLGILGGNVYVDFFISGIVEFPAAFLILLTIERIGRRLPFACANIVAGAACLITAFIPDSMFWVKTAVACIGRLGITMAFEMVVFVNTELYPTVIRNLGVSACSTLCDIGGIVAPFLLYRLAVIWLELPLIIFGALAFVAGGLVLLLPETKGVPLPETIDDIECPDRNKGNHLKSQQLENLLPTDVTSNKEVTSV from the exons ATGGCAACTTTTGATGACATCTTGGAGGAGGCTGGCAAGTTTGGTCGGTGCCAGAAGCGAATTGCTGCCATTTTCTGTTTTGTCTCCATGCCTTTTGCGTTTGTCTATGTGGGGATTGTGTTCCAGGGGTTCACCCCTGagcattggtgccgtgacccaggtGTCAGTGAGATCCGGGGGCGTTGTGGATGGGGTCTTCAAGACACACGTATGATGACTGTACCCCTGGTGAATAGTTCTGCTGGTTTGGTTTACAGCCAGTGTGAGAGATATGACATAAACTGGAATGCCACTGTTTTCACCTGTGAAAATCCCGAAAACAACATCAGCCAGACCCAGCACTCTGCAATGACCGTGACAGCTTGTACGGATGGTTGGGAGTATGATTATAATGGGAAACAGTCTTTTGTCACTGAG TTTCACCTAGTGTGTGCAGACGCCTGGTATGTTGACATGTTCCAGGCTACACTCAATGTTGGCTTCTTAGTGGGAAGCTTTGCAATTGGATACCTGGCAGACAA AGTTGGTAGAAAGAAGAGTTTCCTAATGACAAACATCTTCATTGTAGTAACAGGAATTCTGGTTGCCACATCCCCTAATTACACTGCCCtgctggtgttcagagctctgttTGGCTTTGGAGTGAAGGGTGGCTGGATGGTTGGATATGTACTAA TCACAGAGATGGTAGGGGTGGAATACAGAAGAATAGTCGGAGTGACCTATCAGATGTTCTTCAGCATCGGCATTCTTATTCTTCCTCCCTTTGCTTACCTCATACCAAACTGGCGCTGGCTACAGGTGGTCTTCACCTTACCTTACCTCTGCTTCCTGTCATACTATTG GTTTATTCCCGAATCACCAAGATGGCTCCTCtcccaaaacaacaaaacaaaagcactAGAGATCACAGAAGCAATAGCCAAAGAGAACAAGAAAACACTTTCCAAGAACATTAAA AATCTCACGGATGATAATGAGGCCTCTGCCTTAACAGCTTCTTTCTTGGACCTCTTCAAGACTCCCAACATGAGAAAATACACGTTCATCCTAAGTTTCAACTG GTTTACCAGTGCTGTGGTATACCAGGGGCTCATTATGAGGCTGGGAATCCTTGGAGGAAATGTGTATGTGGACTTCTTCATATCTGGAATTGTGGAATTCCCTGCAGCTTTCCTCATTCTTTTAACTATTGAGCGAATTGGCCGACGACTTCCATTCGCATGTGCGAATATTGTGGCGGGGGCTGCTTGCTTAATCACAGCTTTTATACCAGACA GTATGTTCTGGGTTAAAACCGCTGTTGCTTGTATTGGGCGACTTGGTATCACTATGGCTTTTGAAATGGTAGTGTTTGTGAATACGGAACTATATCCCACTGTTATCAG AAATCTGGGCGTGTCAGCCTGTTCCACATTGTGTGACATTGGAGGGATTGTAGCTCCATTCCTGCTCTACAGGCTTGCTGTCATATGGCTAGAATTACCCCTCATAATTTTCG GTGCTCTTGCATTTGTGGCTGGTGGACTGGTTCTGCTGTTACCTGAAACCAAAGGTGTACCTCTTCCAGAAACTATTGATGACATTGAATGTCCAGACAG AAACAAAGGAAACCATCTGAAGAGTCAACAACTTGAAAATTTGCTCCCCACTGATGTGACATCAAACAAAGAAGTTACAAGTGTCTGA